The Pseudoliparis swirei isolate HS2019 ecotype Mariana Trench unplaced genomic scaffold, NWPU_hadal_v1 hadal_159, whole genome shotgun sequence genome segment GATGAGCAGTTAAGATTCCAGCGGCTCCGTTGAGTATCTATCCCCCAGCAGGCCTCGGCGCGGGGTTGGACATCCACCCTGAGCTCCCAACAGCTGAAACCAGGCCGAAAATAGAGCGCTTTATTTCAGGACCTTTATGTTTACCTCATTGTACGCTGTCTTAAGCGCCTCCTGCCCCTCAGCGGCAAAACcgttgtcctcccataggaaCACTGTTTCCTGGCAGCCAAATCAGGATACCAAGGGTGGTAAACATGTTCTTACTCGTTGGCTGTCAGCGACGGCCGTGCTCCAGAGGTCTGCTGGCTAACACGGCAAAGCAAGTCCCCACGGCCGGATTCAGGTTCATTTATGAAGATCTGCAGTTTGCcaaaacaaacatatttgtAGGGTTGGTAACGGGCAGTAAACTGAGTTCTGCTGAAACTCCACTCTTAGCTATGATTTGGTGGGAACAAGAAATTCACAAGTTTGCTAAAGCTAACtataataaaaaagacatttctaaatTGCCATTTTACAAATTCCAGATTTGGTAGCAATGCCAAGGTGGTCCATTTCCTGGGGAAGACCAAGCCATGGAGTTACACCTACGACGCCAAAGCCAAACAGTTCAAAGGCGATGTGAGCGAGGCCGCCGCCCACCCCACGTTCCTCCTGGACTGGTGGACCCTGTTCTCCAGCGCCGTGGTGCCCATGCTGCAGGAGCAGTATGGAGACCAGTCCTTCCACTCCGGATGTGTGGAGGTGAATGGACATAttggttttattcatttaacCAATTACACTGCACGCTAGTTGTTATAACTCGTATATAATGGGCAGAGTTGGAGGTTTAAAACTTTCATTGCATTGACTTTATATTGCTAGCTTGCAAAACAAATGGCCTCATTCCAGAGTTGTCAAATGTATGGTCATTTATACAAACCGATGAGCACTCGGCCAATCAAACGGCTTCCCCTGGGTTTTTGACACTTAACAACTTTTTA includes the following:
- the LOC130191570 gene encoding glycogenin-1-like translates to TYLPAFKQFGSNAKVVHFLGKTKPWSYTYDAKAKQFKGDVSEAAAHPTFLLDWWTLFSSAVVPMLQEQYGDQSFHSGCVEFQNSDMVTFEGEQIWDESSTSPAEETEPQMSSEERKKKWEQGQADYMGMDSFDNIKKKLDTFLK